The sequence CGGTCGCCCGCGTTCGCGGGCTACAAGGCCCTGACATGTGGGCGAAGATCAGGGCCAAGCCCTGGGACCTAAGCCGCCCCGGGGCCAACCCTGAAGGGGCGAGAGAGCCTTGCGCGTGCCTCCTATCTCGCCCCGTTGGGGCTCAGAGTAGCTCAGAGATCGAAACCGGGGGTGTCAGGAAGCAGCGGTTGACTTCGGCTCATGGGCAGGGTACTATGGAAAGGAGCCGCCGCAGACGAGACCCAACCAAGCGAACAGGAGCGCTCCGCACCGAATGCCCACGGCTATGCTGAACGCCCTGAGCTGCGACCTGGAGGACTACTTCCAGGTGCAGGACTGCGAAGGGGTGATCTCCCGCGACGCCTGGGCGGCCATGCCGTCGCGGCTCGAGGCGAGCACCGAGCGCGTGCTGGCGCTGCTCGACGAGACGGGGGTGAGGGGCACCTTCTTCGTGCTGGGCTGGAACGCCGAGCGGCACCCCGAGCTGGTCCGCCGCATTGCAGCGGCGGGCCACGAGATCGCCTCGCACGGGTACGAGCACAAGATGATCTTCGAACAGACCCCCGACGAGTTCCGCGAGGATGTGACGCGCTCGAGAGCGCTGCTGGAGGACCTCGCGGGGCGCCCCGTGCTGGGCTACCGCGCGCCCACGTTCTCGATCACCGAGCGCTCGCGGTGGGCCGTCCGCATCCTGGCCGAGGCGGGCTATCGCTACGATTCCAGCATCTTCCCGATCCGCCACGACCGCTATGGCATCCCCACCGCGCCGCGCTTCCTTCACGAGCTGAACGGTGCGACGGGAGCGACGCGTGAGGACGGCGGAGCCGGGCGCGAGGGCGCGGGCGCAAGACCCTCAGCCGGCGGCCGCCCGGCGCTCATCGAGTTCCCGCCCACGACGCTGCGGGTCTTCGGCTGCAACGTGCCGGTGGCGGGGGGAGGCTATCTGCGGCTGTTCCCCGCGCGGCTGATCCTGGCGGCGCTGCGGCGAGTGAACCGCCAGAGGCACCCGGCGATCCTCTACTTCCACCCGTGGGAGCTGGACCCGGAGCAACCGCGCCTGCCGCTACGGCGTACGAGCCGCTTCCGCCACTACGTGGGCCTGCACCGCACGGCCGCCAAGCTGCGGCGGCTCCTGCGAAACCTGGCCTTCAGCACCGCGGCGGCCGTGGTGGAGCGATGGGCGGACGAGCACGCCGGGGCGACTCCCCCCTCCGGCGCCGGAGTGCGAACGAATGGATAGGATCGCCGGGCTGCTGGACGTGGTGTGTCTCGTGATCTTCGGCGCCTGGGCCTACCTGGTGGCCAAGCAGAGGGGTCGGGATGAGATCGTCTGGCTCCTGGCGGCAGCGGCGGCCTTCTTCGTGCCCGGCTACCTGATGCAGGAGTTCGGCTTCGGCTACCTGGCCGAGAAGCTCGGCTGGGCGGCGGCGTGGCGCAAACCGGCCGGCTTCATCGCCGGCGGCCTGTGCGCGCTGATCCTCGACCTGTACCTCACCCTCCTCGTGCCCCCCGCGGCGCGCGGAGCGGACGGCCCGACATCGCGGCCACCCGGAGACGCGGCGAATGGGTAGCCTGGCGGCATTCCTCGACATCGTGTGCCTTGCCGTCTTCGGCGGCTGGGCCTACTGCGTGGCCAAGCGCCAGCGTCGCGACGAGGTGGGCTGGCTGCTGATGGCGGCCGCGGCCTTCTGGGTGTCCGGCTACGCGATGGAGCAGGTGATTTTCCCCGCCCTGCACCCGCGCCTGGGCTGGCCCGCGACGTGGGCCAAGCCCGCGGCCTTCCTCTTCGGCTCCCTGTGCGCCGCCGTGCTCGACCTCTACCTCACGCTGGTGCTGAAGCCGCTGCCGGCCAGCCACGCGCCGGCGAGCGACGCGGCACCCGAGGGCCAGGCCCCTGTGCCGGGGCCGGCTGGTGAAGCTCCCGCCGAGGCCCGTCCGGCGGAGGCCGGCGCAGCGGGCGCGCCGGCCGCCGACCCGTTCAGCCTCCGGGCCGACGGGCCGCTGGGTTACGTTGCGCGCTACTGGCCCTCCGGCATCATCGTGCTGATGTACCTGCTGCCCACGTTCGACGCGGTGGCCGCGATGATGCCGAAGCTCGGCTTCCACCGCGTGCACGCGGGGCCCTACCCGCCGT is a genomic window of Planctomycetota bacterium containing:
- a CDS encoding DUF3473 domain-containing protein; its protein translation is MPTAMLNALSCDLEDYFQVQDCEGVISRDAWAAMPSRLEASTERVLALLDETGVRGTFFVLGWNAERHPELVRRIAAAGHEIASHGYEHKMIFEQTPDEFREDVTRSRALLEDLAGRPVLGYRAPTFSITERSRWAVRILAEAGYRYDSSIFPIRHDRYGIPTAPRFLHELNGATGATREDGGAGREGAGARPSAGGRPALIEFPPTTLRVFGCNVPVAGGGYLRLFPARLILAALRRVNRQRHPAILYFHPWELDPEQPRLPLRRTSRFRHYVGLHRTAAKLRRLLRNLAFSTAAAVVERWADEHAGATPPSGAGVRTNG